The following coding sequences lie in one Arthrobacter globiformis genomic window:
- a CDS encoding ParA family protein codes for MARSLQTPVPPQRQATRSIDRVVSLANGKGGVGKTTTAANVAGYVALAGSRVLLMDLDPQGDLARDLGYERQTGREFFQALIAGTPPMILRDVRENLDVIPGGQDLEDIQGLMVSRSSRSDAGDFGDMLYAVLAPLADEYDLILIDTPPGERILVEGAFAISSAVVIPTRSDDASIDGVERIARRFMAVRDRNPSLQLAGVVLFGVGPRSLRLERSVRDTLEEMLGTVAPVFETRIRNLESASADARRKGLLFHELEGAVTDAQKNRLKALRAGEKPADGFFSRNAGGLAEEYEQLTGEILARLNEIESGNQA; via the coding sequence ATGGCACGATCACTGCAAACCCCCGTACCCCCGCAACGCCAAGCGACACGGTCCATTGACCGCGTCGTTTCTTTGGCGAACGGCAAAGGCGGAGTCGGCAAGACGACCACCGCAGCCAACGTTGCAGGGTACGTAGCGCTGGCCGGTTCGCGCGTGCTGCTGATGGACCTTGACCCACAGGGCGATCTGGCCCGTGACCTCGGGTACGAGCGGCAGACGGGCAGGGAATTCTTTCAGGCCCTTATCGCCGGCACGCCGCCGATGATCCTGCGCGACGTACGGGAAAACCTTGATGTCATTCCCGGCGGCCAGGACCTCGAAGACATCCAAGGCCTCATGGTGTCCCGCTCCAGCCGCTCCGACGCCGGTGACTTCGGCGACATGCTCTACGCCGTCCTGGCCCCGCTGGCAGACGAATACGACTTGATCCTGATCGACACCCCGCCAGGGGAGCGGATCCTGGTTGAAGGCGCTTTCGCAATCTCCAGCGCAGTCGTCATTCCTACCCGCTCAGATGATGCGAGCATCGACGGTGTCGAGCGCATCGCACGCCGCTTTATGGCCGTACGAGACCGGAACCCTTCCCTGCAGTTGGCGGGCGTCGTCCTGTTCGGCGTCGGGCCGCGCTCCCTGCGCTTGGAACGCAGCGTCCGGGACACCTTGGAAGAGATGCTCGGCACCGTCGCCCCGGTCTTCGAAACTCGCATCAGGAACCTGGAGAGCGCAAGCGCCGATGCCCGCCGCAAAGGCCTCCTCTTCCACGAACTTGAAGGCGCCGTTACCGACGCCCAGAAGAACCGCCTGAAGGCGCTTCGGGCAGGGGAGAAGCCGGCGGACGGATTCTTCTCGCGCAATGCTGGGGGACTGGCTGAAGAGTACGAGCAGCTGACTGGCGAGATCCTCGCCCGACTGAACGAGATCGAAAGCGGGAACCAAGCATGA
- a CDS encoding recombinase family protein, producing the protein MFQEYASGATQARKRWKECLDYLQPGNVLTVADLTRLGRSTADLADILTVLGQRGIGFRSLAEPWLDTTSAHGKLIFDMFASLAEYERSRLSERTKAGLAAAKARGRLGGRPRTMTPSKTEAARQLRSQGKTLKETAQILSVSISSLTRALSRNDVPELATAPA; encoded by the coding sequence GTGTTTCAGGAGTACGCTTCCGGCGCCACCCAGGCGAGGAAGCGATGGAAGGAATGCCTGGATTACCTGCAGCCCGGCAATGTGCTGACTGTTGCCGATCTAACCCGGCTCGGCCGCAGCACCGCGGACCTGGCTGACATCTTGACCGTGCTGGGCCAGCGGGGGATAGGGTTCCGTTCCCTCGCTGAACCGTGGCTGGATACCACCAGCGCACACGGCAAGTTGATCTTCGACATGTTCGCATCCCTTGCAGAGTACGAACGGTCCCGGCTGTCCGAACGGACAAAGGCCGGCCTGGCGGCGGCGAAAGCACGCGGCCGACTCGGCGGCCGTCCTCGAACGATGACTCCGTCTAAGACCGAGGCCGCCCGGCAGCTGCGCAGCCAGGGAAAAACTTTGAAGGAGACAGCCCAGATACTCAGCGTCAGCATCTCATCACTGACTCGGGCCCTTAGCCGGAATGACGTCCCAGAACTCGCAACCGCACCTGCCTAG